A stretch of the Pedobacter sp. MC2016-14 genome encodes the following:
- a CDS encoding HlyD family secretion protein: protein MNKNLAQLKNWEELAVQANSKILNVKGPEMLGRVAIFIFLFFGILLFLPYRQTIPGRGTVTALRPEDRPQTVQNQIGGRIEHWAVREGQEVQKGDTILVISETSQSYFDPELPTRLNEQLDAKRGSETAAVQKIDATKAQMKAMNDGLRYQMQAAENKVHQAQNYVSIDSAELLAVQKFYETTKVRLERYETGYKNGLFSLTDIETRRLKLQEDNAKVISQQNKLNNSVQNLLNSTIELDNIRAKYQESISKAQSDMSTAISSRATAQGDIAKLRNDISNISIRRGLYVVRAPQSGFVVKTLKAGIGENIKEGESVATLQPKSPLVAVELYVSAMDVPLILDTSDVRLQFEGWPSVQFSGWPSVAVGTFAGKIFSIDRISSTGGKYRVLVSQTNPVPSKDEPWPPQLRQGSGVYGRVILRSVPLWYEIWRQLNGFPPSLEKEPADAGKDSK from the coding sequence ATGAATAAGAATTTAGCGCAGCTTAAAAACTGGGAAGAACTTGCTGTTCAGGCCAACAGCAAAATTTTAAACGTTAAGGGGCCTGAAATGCTGGGCAGGGTAGCCATATTTATATTCCTTTTCTTCGGGATATTGCTCTTTCTCCCCTACCGTCAAACCATTCCTGGCCGGGGAACAGTTACCGCGCTACGCCCGGAAGACCGGCCGCAAACGGTGCAGAACCAGATAGGCGGCCGGATTGAGCATTGGGCCGTCCGTGAAGGTCAGGAAGTGCAAAAAGGAGACACCATCCTGGTGATCTCTGAGACGAGTCAATCGTATTTTGACCCCGAATTGCCTACCAGGTTAAATGAACAACTGGATGCCAAGCGTGGCAGTGAGACTGCTGCTGTACAAAAAATTGATGCCACAAAAGCACAAATGAAGGCAATGAATGATGGTTTACGTTATCAGATGCAGGCAGCGGAAAATAAAGTACATCAGGCCCAAAATTATGTAAGCATTGATAGTGCGGAACTTTTAGCTGTACAAAAGTTTTACGAGACCACTAAGGTGAGATTGGAGCGTTATGAAACGGGATACAAAAACGGACTTTTCTCTTTAACAGACATTGAGACCCGTAGACTTAAATTACAGGAAGACAACGCAAAGGTAATTAGCCAGCAAAATAAGCTCAACAACTCCGTTCAGAATTTGCTGAATTCTACCATAGAGTTAGATAACATTCGCGCAAAATATCAGGAATCAATATCTAAAGCGCAATCTGACATGAGTACTGCAATTTCCAGCCGGGCTACTGCGCAGGGAGATATCGCAAAACTGAGAAACGACATTTCCAATATCAGTATAAGAAGAGGACTTTACGTGGTAAGGGCACCACAGAGTGGATTTGTGGTGAAAACACTTAAAGCAGGGATTGGAGAAAACATTAAAGAAGGTGAATCTGTGGCTACCTTACAGCCTAAATCGCCTTTGGTTGCGGTAGAGCTATACGTGAGTGCAATGGACGTTCCTTTAATTCTGGATACGAGTGATGTGAGACTCCAGTTTGAAGGCTGGCCTTCGGTACAGTTTTCAGGATGGCCTTCTGTTGCGGTTGGTACTTTTGCGGGTAAAATCTTTTCTATTGACAGGATTAGCAGCACTGGTGGCAAATATCGGGTATTGGTTAGTCAAACGAATCCAGTACCCTCAAAAGATGAACCCTGGCCTCCGCAGCTGCGTCAGGGCTCTGGTGTTTACGGACGGGTCATCCTGAGGTCTGTACCCCTTTGGTACGAGATTTGGCGACAACTGAACGGCTTTCCGCCAAGTTTAGAGAAAGAACCGGCTGATGCAGGTAAGGATTCAAAATAA
- a CDS encoding FAD-dependent oxidoreductase, producing the protein MKTTIVIGILSFFFIERAFSQNTFPKSEKEDKNQVMSSAYWQIWSTDVQQKIDRDIDKNRKADAVLQISDVKIGTELKIEQISHDFIFGAHIFNYNQLGTKELNDKYKNLYGTLFNSATIAFYWNKHEITPGKPRYEEEYRDTEAYWNNVKDPKAELHWRRPATDPVVEFCESKGIRLHGHTLVWGNRRWHFPGWIAGDLMTPEEKLKMDGLVKTYASDKNTLKEEMYQEEYKKLSPAQLADLFPAFTTTLAETQEKRIKEIANHYKGRLQSWDVVNESAKDYNAGNLISGASLSKSWYGLMPGDYDYTSLRTAKEAFPENVALNINDYDMGEAYANQVKSLLARGSKIDIMGSQMHKLGTKGSLEASEGKEIETPHMVWERMNIFSRTGLPVHLSEVTIASPAQDEKGLAIQAILTQNMYRLWFSIQPLMGITWWNVVDDCGAAGESAKSGLFTREMQPKPAFYAINNLINKEWITRETIKVQKDGQVKFRGFKGKYRVTWTDKSGKVQHSEFYLKKDGDGFYNQSVTADVCVYGATASGIMAAIAVKKEGKSVVLVEPGRWVGGILGAGIKPQQDCPNINATGGMTRPLIESLGVRNSNPNWKEINPKDIRADLIALLKQHKIDIVYQHRISRCEVKDGKINQAFFDFAPFDEYGIPPEKSSQSESLSVKSKVFIDCSYEGDLMYFSGVTFRVGRDANVDYDEKTAGVQVPTKLTPIDPFVIPGLPSSGLLKMVEKDHNKPTGSGDHFTQAYNYRYYLTTDPRFKVAITPPNNYNAADFELVGRYVAFLIKENPDRQLLFKQLSGIFPGWLNANEYNYQRASLITIAPVAISHRYASGDWATKANIWRQHKDYLSGLHHFLSTDSRVPVEFREQTAALGLDIRPHQETKGWPHQLYIRVSRRLLGNYTVTEHDVLNKTMISDPIGLAQYGIDVYPLRRIWLEKEGKYYVGLEGSMFVGGAKGPTNKPYPIPYRAITPLKNECQNLLVPVCLSASHVGYASVRMEPVFMITGESAGIAAAQAITENVAVQDIDMLKYRNTLKAAKQLLQYDGNK; encoded by the coding sequence ATGAAAACAACGATAGTCATCGGCATACTCTCTTTCTTTTTTATCGAACGTGCATTTTCTCAAAATACTTTTCCTAAAAGCGAAAAAGAAGATAAAAATCAGGTCATGAGCAGTGCTTACTGGCAAATTTGGAGTACAGATGTACAGCAGAAAATAGATCGGGACATTGATAAAAACAGGAAGGCTGATGCAGTTTTGCAGATTAGCGACGTTAAAATCGGCACCGAACTTAAAATTGAGCAAATTTCCCATGATTTTATATTTGGGGCACATATTTTCAATTATAACCAATTGGGCACAAAAGAATTAAATGATAAATATAAAAATCTATATGGAACACTTTTTAATTCTGCCACTATCGCATTTTACTGGAATAAGCATGAGATTACTCCTGGAAAACCGCGTTACGAGGAAGAATATAGAGATACGGAAGCTTATTGGAATAATGTAAAGGACCCAAAGGCCGAGCTGCATTGGCGTCGTCCCGCTACTGATCCTGTTGTTGAATTTTGTGAAAGCAAGGGCATTCGGCTGCACGGGCACACTTTGGTCTGGGGCAACCGAAGATGGCATTTCCCTGGTTGGATTGCAGGAGATTTAATGACACCCGAAGAAAAGCTGAAAATGGACGGCCTTGTCAAGACATATGCATCAGACAAGAATACGCTGAAAGAAGAAATGTATCAGGAGGAATATAAAAAACTCAGTCCGGCTCAATTGGCAGATCTGTTTCCTGCTTTTACCACAACACTGGCCGAAACGCAGGAGAAGAGAATTAAAGAGATCGCAAATCACTATAAAGGTCGCCTGCAAAGCTGGGATGTGGTTAACGAAAGTGCCAAAGACTATAACGCCGGCAATTTAATTAGCGGAGCAAGTTTAAGTAAAAGTTGGTATGGCTTAATGCCCGGCGATTACGATTATACCTCATTAAGAACAGCAAAGGAAGCTTTTCCTGAAAATGTGGCATTGAATATTAACGATTATGATATGGGCGAAGCTTATGCAAATCAAGTGAAAAGTTTGCTTGCCAGAGGCAGCAAGATTGATATTATGGGTTCTCAAATGCATAAACTTGGTACTAAAGGCAGTTTGGAAGCTTCAGAAGGTAAAGAAATCGAAACACCTCATATGGTATGGGAAAGAATGAATATATTTTCGAGAACCGGTCTGCCAGTTCATTTAAGTGAAGTTACCATCGCATCTCCTGCTCAGGACGAAAAGGGACTGGCCATTCAGGCTATTCTGACGCAAAATATGTACCGCCTCTGGTTTAGCATTCAACCCTTAATGGGAATCACCTGGTGGAATGTGGTTGACGATTGTGGCGCTGCGGGAGAATCGGCTAAATCTGGACTGTTTACCCGTGAAATGCAGCCAAAGCCCGCTTTTTATGCCATTAATAATTTAATTAACAAAGAATGGATAACCAGGGAAACTATCAAAGTACAAAAGGATGGACAAGTAAAATTTAGGGGCTTTAAAGGCAAATACAGGGTAACATGGACAGATAAAAGTGGCAAAGTTCAGCATTCAGAATTTTATCTTAAAAAAGACGGAGATGGGTTTTATAATCAATCGGTAACCGCAGATGTTTGTGTTTATGGTGCAACAGCATCGGGTATTATGGCTGCTATCGCAGTTAAAAAAGAAGGTAAATCTGTCGTTTTGGTAGAGCCGGGCAGATGGGTAGGGGGAATTTTAGGTGCAGGAATTAAACCTCAACAAGACTGTCCCAACATTAATGCCACAGGTGGAATGACACGCCCTTTGATCGAAAGTTTGGGTGTGAGAAACAGTAATCCAAACTGGAAAGAAATTAATCCAAAAGATATTAGAGCAGATTTAATTGCGCTGCTGAAGCAGCATAAAATTGACATTGTATATCAGCACCGAATTTCCAGATGTGAGGTAAAGGATGGAAAAATCAATCAGGCATTTTTCGATTTCGCACCTTTTGATGAATATGGGATCCCGCCCGAGAAAAGTAGTCAGTCGGAAAGTCTCAGCGTAAAATCTAAAGTATTTATAGACTGCAGTTACGAAGGAGACCTGATGTATTTTTCGGGAGTTACTTTCAGGGTAGGAAGAGATGCAAATGTAGATTACGATGAAAAGACCGCAGGCGTGCAGGTACCTACAAAATTAACACCAATAGATCCTTTTGTAATACCTGGTTTGCCGTCCAGCGGTTTGTTGAAAATGGTAGAAAAGGATCATAACAAACCTACAGGTTCTGGTGACCATTTCACACAGGCATATAACTATCGCTACTATTTAACTACCGATCCAAGGTTTAAAGTAGCCATAACGCCACCAAATAACTATAATGCCGCAGACTTTGAATTAGTTGGCCGTTATGTAGCATTTTTAATTAAGGAAAATCCAGATCGGCAATTATTGTTTAAACAGTTAAGCGGTATTTTTCCGGGTTGGCTGAATGCCAATGAATACAATTATCAGCGGGCTTCTTTAATTACCATCGCACCTGTAGCAATTAGTCACAGATATGCCTCGGGCGATTGGGCTACAAAGGCAAATATCTGGAGACAGCATAAAGATTATTTAAGTGGTTTACATCACTTTTTGTCAACCGATAGTAGAGTTCCTGTTGAATTTCGTGAGCAAACGGCAGCATTAGGATTGGATATCAGACCGCATCAGGAAACAAAAGGATGGCCTCATCAGCTTTATATCAGGGTTTCCAGAAGGTTGTTGGGTAACTATACAGTGACAGAGCATGATGTGCTAAATAAAACAATGATTAGCGATCCGATTGGCCTTGCCCAATATGGTATAGATGTTTACCCATTACGAAGAATTTGGCTTGAAAAAGAAGGAAAGTACTATGTTGGATTAGAAGGGTCTATGTTTGTAGGTGGTGCCAAAGGGCCTACAAACAAGCCTTATCCGATTCCTTACCGGGCTATAACGCCATTAAAAAATGAATGTCAGAATTTGCTGGTTCCAGTATGTCTGTCGGCAAGTCATGTAGGTTATGCATCGGTAAGAATGGAACCTGTGTTTATGATTACCGGAGAATCTGCAGGCATTGCTGCGGCACAGGCCATCACCGAAAATGTGGCTGTTCAGGATATCGATATGCTGAAATACAGGAATACCTTGAAGGCCGCTAAGCAACTTTTGCAATACGATGGAAATAAATAG
- a CDS encoding glycoside hydrolase family 28 protein, with protein MIKKLLFLMILFSGISFPIAKAGSPYYNVRDFGVVADGKTVTTAAIQAVIEKCAKAGGGKIVFPAGNYLTGPLFMRSNIEIEILAGATLIFHDDILNTPVIEGSWEGIERKVYAALFTGHNLKNIAITGRGRLEGRGSTWWKAYRETEAIRIRLGITEREPDNPKDSPLPFPRPKMINFYNCEDILISGITINNSTSWTIHPVFCRNIEINGISIVQPYDSPNTDGINPEACHNVRIFNCFIDCGDDCITLKSGYNEHGRKKGIPCENIVIANCTFAHGRSAVGIGSEMSGGVRNVTISNCVFKGTRRGLRIKSKRDRGGVVENILATGIIMEDIEEAISIDMYYETKSDAAEPISEKTPLFRNIRFSNIIGSNIDQPINVWGLPESPIEGLVLENIRMESKKGMDAKFVKDLRLHNVEIINEDGKVPFYIRNGYKVEVSLLRGPVGKAKNNIETEKVTEFKDLFRNITN; from the coding sequence ATGATTAAGAAGCTACTGTTTTTAATGATCCTGTTTTCAGGAATTTCATTTCCCATAGCAAAAGCAGGTTCACCCTATTATAACGTACGCGACTTTGGTGTAGTTGCAGATGGTAAGACGGTGACAACCGCAGCTATACAAGCGGTGATAGAAAAATGCGCTAAAGCCGGAGGAGGCAAAATTGTATTCCCGGCGGGCAATTACCTAACAGGGCCTTTGTTTATGCGCAGTAATATAGAAATAGAGATTCTGGCTGGCGCTACGTTGATATTTCACGATGATATTTTAAATACGCCAGTAATTGAGGGCTCCTGGGAAGGTATTGAAAGAAAAGTTTATGCTGCTCTTTTTACCGGTCACAACCTAAAAAATATTGCCATTACCGGACGCGGCAGGTTAGAAGGCAGAGGAAGTACATGGTGGAAAGCTTACCGTGAAACGGAAGCCATCAGGATCAGATTAGGCATTACCGAAAGAGAGCCTGATAATCCAAAAGATAGCCCCTTACCGTTTCCCCGTCCAAAAATGATCAATTTTTACAATTGCGAAGATATATTAATCAGTGGGATTACCATCAATAATTCAACATCCTGGACCATACACCCGGTTTTTTGCAGAAATATTGAAATCAATGGTATTTCAATTGTGCAACCCTATGACTCTCCAAATACAGATGGCATCAACCCGGAGGCTTGTCATAACGTAAGAATTTTCAATTGTTTTATCGATTGTGGCGATGACTGTATTACCCTAAAATCTGGTTATAACGAACATGGCAGAAAAAAGGGCATTCCTTGCGAAAATATTGTCATTGCCAATTGCACCTTTGCGCACGGCCGTAGTGCTGTAGGTATTGGCAGCGAAATGTCGGGGGGCGTTCGAAATGTAACCATCAGCAATTGTGTTTTTAAGGGCACTAGACGGGGTTTACGCATCAAGAGTAAACGCGATAGAGGCGGAGTAGTTGAAAATATATTAGCTACAGGCATCATTATGGAAGACATTGAAGAGGCCATATCCATTGATATGTATTACGAGACCAAATCTGATGCAGCAGAACCTATCAGCGAAAAAACACCTTTGTTTCGAAACATTAGGTTCAGTAATATCATAGGCAGCAACATAGACCAGCCCATCAATGTTTGGGGCTTGCCAGAATCGCCAATTGAAGGTTTGGTACTCGAAAATATCCGCATGGAATCAAAAAAGGGCATGGATGCTAAATTTGTGAAGGACTTAAGGCTCCATAATGTCGAAATTATAAATGAGGATGGAAAGGTCCCTTTTTATATTCGGAATGGCTACAAAGTAGAGGTTTCTTTATTAAGAGGGCCTGTTGGCAAAGCAAAAAACAATATTGAAACTGAAAAAGTAACTGAATTTAAAGATCTTTTCAGAAATATAACCAATTAA
- a CDS encoding ABC transporter transmembrane domain-containing protein, translated as MKNHHVAGAPTPWQRLVRLLHYERKTINYIYVYAMLIGLIGLSLPLGTTAVFNLLSNGAMYSSTYILIAVILVGIVVGGLLLIGQLTLVEFIEQKIFAKAALEFAFRLPRIKKKALEGENPSELINRFFDILTIQKGLTKLLVDIVAAAVQIFFSVILLSFYHPVFMAFGMFVLIAIILILILYYRQGVQTSIEESGYKYEVVGYLEEIAADLDTYRESEEKRKEIITRTDEITANYIQARNDHFSVLKRFFVSAVAMRTILMGSLLLLGSYFVVEREITFGQFVAAEVIIVQISYAIEKLMTNLNTVFDMVTGSEKLAVVTDLELEEGALNHG; from the coding sequence ATGAAGAATCATCATGTTGCTGGCGCGCCTACGCCATGGCAAAGACTGGTCCGTTTACTTCACTACGAAAGGAAAACGATCAATTATATTTACGTTTACGCCATGCTCATCGGCTTAATAGGCCTCTCTTTACCACTTGGTACCACGGCGGTATTCAACCTCCTTTCTAACGGTGCGATGTACAGCTCTACTTACATCCTGATTGCCGTAATTTTGGTGGGCATTGTTGTAGGTGGTTTATTGTTAATAGGACAGCTTACTCTAGTTGAATTTATAGAGCAGAAAATTTTTGCTAAAGCTGCCCTGGAATTTGCATTTCGACTGCCAAGGATAAAAAAGAAAGCCCTGGAAGGTGAAAACCCATCTGAACTGATCAACCGCTTTTTCGATATCCTGACCATTCAGAAAGGATTGACCAAACTACTGGTGGATATTGTAGCTGCAGCGGTACAGATCTTTTTTAGTGTGATCTTACTTTCTTTCTATCACCCGGTTTTTATGGCCTTCGGGATGTTTGTGCTTATCGCTATCATTTTAATATTGATATTGTATTACCGCCAGGGTGTACAAACCAGTATTGAAGAATCTGGCTATAAATATGAAGTTGTGGGTTACCTGGAAGAAATTGCAGCCGATTTAGACACTTACAGGGAAAGTGAAGAAAAACGCAAAGAAATCATTACCCGCACAGATGAAATTACGGCCAACTACATTCAGGCGCGTAACGATCACTTTAGTGTGTTAAAAAGGTTTTTTGTGAGCGCGGTAGCCATGCGTACCATACTCATGGGTTCACTACTGCTGTTGGGTTCTTATTTTGTGGTGGAAAGAGAAATAACTTTTGGCCAGTTTGTGGCCGCTGAAGTGATTATTGTACAAATTAGCTATGCCATAGAAAAATTAATGACCAATTTAAATACGGTATTTGATATGGTAACAGGGAGCGAGAAGCTTGCCGTAGTTACTGATCTTGAACTGGAGGAAGGAGCGCTGAACCATGGCTAA
- a CDS encoding hybrid sensor histidine kinase/response regulator transcription factor has protein sequence MKPLQLNIFVLRIALCCCCLCVFKGYSYEFKTINVRNGLSHNRTYSMVKDKQGLMWFATRAGIDQYDGTSFRHHPLIVDKAYAGPVSRANDIIMDPEGTLWAYDNTGNIFRYVAKRGAFIHEVTLSAALKNDNVTLRGITFSRSGQMLVFGSFGLAVYQYNTTKVISAIKPSQKNAPADIGFICHLKGDRYAAGTLNGVYLLQIQANKFSAKELTFQDTGNKRVQAMALDATKQHLYFGTFGGKVFDFDVDKGKVAKIETINSPFGIRVIKLSGDFLYIATSGYGLLKWNRKSNRIEKHYKLSIDDKDKLSSNSIYDVFSDGKRLWVATYNRGIAVMDQDLPDFQFIHNPEHHNSLYGNSISAILATSANEMWFGTDNGINIYSAGKWQEILNTTLDKRYRILALCEDKTGDIWAAEITSGAICIDQKTRQIKGKLSEIIPGSSQVNTRLIYSMYSDAEGTLWFGGVFGKIIGYHPQTKVYREFKSNSINTIKEFQGKLIIGTTKGLFWLDQQQGKVLPWPNSGSGNPIFKNYINHIYGLGETLWFSTERGLVNYNPKNDSIKLYTQKDGLASNVVYNIKSDQSGRIWASTDRGLSVINPKTGKVYSFDATNGLKEDNFSPRAAALSADKKIWFGTINGVLYFDPEKIKDEHITAKLHFDDLLINYKSVYDSSSSYNLTEGLNNLQKIVLRHNENSFSFNFSAINYTYKSRIYYRWKLSGYDQEFIDSRAGLKPSYANVPAGDYEFRVEAVETVNGKLLDSRKIAIQVEAAWWAIWYAKLIYAVAGVSLAFYIYKTVRQRRQQQDYENKIRYFADTAHEIKTPITLILGSLQNLGEDTLTDKGSQQFLDMAIKHTKKLNVMVNSLLDFQRAEIRAMKLEAAKHDIVDFVKSQVDKFYPLALQKRVEIVMENELTDQQLWFDTNAMEVIIENLITNALKYTREGGFIKITLRPYGNKELAIAVEDNGIGIAKETQKQLFQRFYRAENAINSGESGTGIGLILARTLTELQGGRIELSSEINQGSTFTLILKYGNAHLKDRPNITVMTNEHASTVFATELNVLPMIQVQEAMTTDKPLVLVVEDNLDLRLFLSRSLEETYHVEVAQDAETGIQMLTNLNPDLILSDVMMPGMDGYEFCRKVKNDIKTSHIPLILLTALDQKSSVVKGYDCGADNYVVKPFDVTLLKMKIENTIRNRRKLKEKLIQNIGSEQMVSMQNNADDLFLTKITEKLEANISESEYSIDELCADMKISRSTFYNKIKGLTNHSPNDFIRIFRLNKAAQLLKSGDHNVNEVAYMTGFADPKYFSTLFKKHFKISPSKLL, from the coding sequence ATGAAGCCTTTACAACTTAATATTTTTGTTTTAAGAATAGCTTTGTGCTGCTGTTGCCTTTGTGTTTTTAAGGGTTACAGCTATGAGTTCAAAACCATCAATGTAAGGAATGGTTTGAGTCATAACCGCACCTATTCTATGGTCAAAGACAAGCAGGGTTTAATGTGGTTTGCTACAAGGGCTGGTATAGATCAATACGATGGAACATCTTTCAGGCACCACCCATTGATAGTTGACAAAGCCTATGCAGGCCCTGTAAGCCGCGCCAATGACATCATTATGGATCCGGAGGGTACATTATGGGCGTATGACAATACCGGGAATATTTTTCGATATGTAGCAAAAAGGGGTGCGTTTATACATGAAGTAACGCTGTCAGCAGCACTGAAAAATGATAATGTAACCCTTCGCGGTATAACTTTTAGTCGTTCAGGACAAATGCTGGTTTTTGGCTCCTTCGGTTTGGCAGTTTATCAATACAATACAACCAAAGTGATCAGCGCAATAAAGCCATCTCAAAAAAATGCCCCGGCAGATATAGGTTTCATATGTCACTTAAAAGGAGATCGCTATGCTGCGGGTACACTAAATGGTGTTTATCTCCTGCAAATCCAAGCCAATAAATTCTCTGCTAAAGAACTAACTTTCCAAGACACTGGTAATAAAAGAGTTCAGGCGATGGCTTTAGATGCAACTAAACAACATTTATATTTCGGAACTTTTGGAGGAAAGGTTTTTGATTTCGATGTAGACAAAGGTAAAGTTGCCAAAATAGAAACTATAAATTCCCCCTTTGGTATTAGAGTTATAAAGCTGAGTGGAGATTTCTTATACATCGCAACAAGCGGCTATGGCCTCTTAAAATGGAATCGGAAATCGAACAGAATTGAAAAGCATTATAAACTTAGCATAGACGATAAAGACAAACTGTCGTCTAATTCTATCTACGACGTATTTAGTGACGGCAAACGCCTTTGGGTGGCCACCTATAACAGAGGGATAGCGGTAATGGACCAGGATCTTCCAGATTTTCAGTTTATCCATAACCCAGAACATCATAATTCATTATATGGCAATTCTATCAGCGCCATTCTGGCAACTAGTGCCAACGAAATGTGGTTTGGCACAGACAATGGAATTAATATTTATTCCGCTGGTAAATGGCAGGAAATCTTAAATACCACATTAGATAAACGTTACCGGATTTTAGCTTTATGTGAAGATAAAACAGGCGACATCTGGGCAGCAGAGATCACCTCTGGTGCCATCTGTATCGATCAAAAAACACGTCAAATTAAGGGGAAACTTAGTGAGATCATTCCAGGCAGTAGCCAGGTAAATACCAGACTGATCTATAGCATGTATAGCGATGCCGAAGGAACATTGTGGTTTGGTGGTGTGTTCGGTAAAATTATCGGTTATCATCCCCAAACCAAAGTTTACAGGGAGTTTAAAAGCAATTCGATCAATACCATTAAGGAATTTCAGGGCAAATTAATTATTGGTACTACAAAAGGTCTTTTTTGGCTGGACCAGCAGCAGGGAAAAGTTTTGCCCTGGCCAAACAGTGGTTCTGGCAATCCTATCTTCAAAAATTACATCAATCATATTTATGGACTTGGAGAAACGCTGTGGTTTAGCACTGAGCGTGGGTTGGTAAACTATAATCCTAAAAATGATTCGATTAAGTTGTACACTCAGAAAGATGGTTTAGCCTCCAATGTTGTTTACAACATTAAGTCAGATCAATCGGGCAGGATCTGGGCAAGTACAGACAGAGGTCTTTCAGTGATCAATCCTAAAACGGGTAAAGTTTATTCCTTTGATGCTACCAATGGATTGAAGGAAGATAATTTTAGTCCTCGAGCAGCAGCGCTCAGTGCCGATAAAAAAATATGGTTTGGTACCATCAACGGGGTTTTATATTTTGATCCTGAAAAAATAAAGGACGAACATATTACGGCGAAACTTCATTTTGATGATCTGTTGATCAATTATAAATCAGTTTACGATAGCAGCTCCAGTTATAATCTGACCGAAGGCCTAAATAATCTTCAAAAAATCGTATTAAGACATAACGAAAATAGCTTTTCATTTAATTTTTCGGCAATTAACTACACTTATAAATCCAGAATATATTACCGCTGGAAGTTATCTGGATATGATCAGGAATTTATAGACTCCAGGGCAGGCCTAAAACCAAGTTATGCCAATGTGCCAGCGGGAGATTATGAGTTTAGGGTAGAAGCCGTAGAGACAGTAAACGGAAAATTGTTAGACAGTCGTAAAATAGCTATTCAAGTAGAGGCTGCCTGGTGGGCTATCTGGTACGCTAAGCTCATCTATGCTGTTGCAGGTGTTTCTTTAGCATTTTACATTTATAAAACGGTTAGACAACGGCGGCAACAGCAGGATTACGAAAATAAAATACGGTACTTTGCTGATACCGCCCATGAGATTAAAACTCCGATTACTTTAATTCTAGGCTCCCTGCAAAACCTTGGTGAAGATACCCTTACAGATAAAGGTTCACAACAGTTTTTAGATATGGCCATTAAGCACACTAAAAAATTAAATGTGATGGTGAACAGCTTGCTCGATTTTCAACGGGCTGAAATCCGTGCTATGAAATTAGAAGCAGCCAAACACGATATTGTTGATTTTGTAAAATCCCAGGTCGATAAATTTTATCCATTAGCCCTCCAGAAGCGGGTGGAAATAGTTATGGAGAATGAACTGACAGATCAGCAGCTTTGGTTTGATACGAATGCAATGGAGGTTATCATAGAAAATCTGATTACCAATGCCTTAAAATATACCAGGGAGGGGGGCTTTATCAAAATAACGCTTCGTCCATACGGGAATAAAGAACTTGCCATAGCTGTAGAAGACAATGGAATAGGGATAGCGAAGGAAACACAAAAACAACTTTTTCAGCGTTTTTACCGTGCTGAAAATGCGATAAATAGTGGAGAAAGCGGTACCGGAATTGGGTTGATCCTGGCCCGCACACTTACTGAACTGCAAGGGGGCAGAATTGAATTGTCCAGCGAGATCAATCAGGGTAGTACTTTTACTTTGATACTGAAATATGGTAATGCACATTTGAAAGACAGGCCAAATATTACGGTGATGACCAACGAGCATGCATCAACTGTTTTTGCAACGGAATTGAATGTCTTGCCAATGATCCAGGTCCAGGAGGCAATGACAACGGATAAACCACTGGTTTTAGTGGTAGAAGACAATCTGGATTTACGCTTGTTTCTCAGTCGCAGTTTAGAAGAAACTTATCATGTAGAAGTAGCCCAGGATGCCGAAACGGGAATTCAAATGCTAACAAACCTGAATCCTGACCTGATCCTGTCTGACGTGATGATGCCTGGAATGGATGGTTATGAGTTTTGCCGAAAGGTTAAAAATGATATCAAGACCTCTCATATTCCGTTGATCTTGCTAACCGCATTAGATCAAAAAAGTAGTGTAGTAAAGGGCTACGATTGTGGCGCAGATAATTATGTAGTTAAGCCTTTTGATGTTACTTTGCTTAAAATGAAGATCGAAAATACCATTCGTAACCGTAGAAAGTTAAAAGAGAAACTGATACAGAATATTGGTAGCGAGCAAATGGTATCTATGCAGAATAATGCCGATGATCTCTTTCTAACTAAGATTACTGAAAAGCTGGAAGCAAATATTTCCGAATCAGAATATTCTATAGACGAGCTGTGCGCTGATATGAAGATTAGCCGCTCCACCTTCTACAACAAGATCAAAGGTTTAACCAATCATAGTCCTAATGATTTTATTCGGATCTTCAGATTGAACAAGGCGGCACAATTGCTTAAAAGTGGTGACCATAATGTAAATGAGGTAGCTTACATGACAGGCTTTGCCGACCCTAAATATTTTAGTACCCTATTTAAAAAACACTTTAAAATCAGTCCCAGTAAATTGTTGTAA